A window of Thermococcus aggregans contains these coding sequences:
- a CDS encoding aconitase X catalytic domain-containing protein: MYLTKEEELILTGEYGYALQKAMEILVALGEIYEADRLIPIKSAQIAGVSYKNIGDAGIEFLKDFVNSGAKVSVYTTLNPAGIGDELFMEKQRGILELYRAMGVEITSTCTPYYGANLPKFGDHVAWSESSAVIFANSILGARTNREGGPSSLAAAIVGKTPNYGLHLEENRKATVVVEVEAELKDFADYSFLGYYLGKNLKNDVPYFKNLKPEKTDYLKELGASMAATGSIALYHVEGETPEYRYAIEDKLEKVQVDKKELEEVKEKFNAEWREIDAIVLGCPHASIQEVKEVAELLKMREKPLKIPLLITASKAVKALSDALGYTDVIERYNGRIIADSCLIVSPVEKWYKGIATNSGKASFYFSSAGLKVRLENTEKLILEAP; encoded by the coding sequence ATGTACCTTACAAAAGAAGAAGAGTTAATACTTACCGGTGAATACGGCTACGCATTGCAAAAGGCAATGGAAATTCTCGTTGCCCTTGGAGAGATCTACGAGGCTGACAGGCTTATCCCTATAAAAAGTGCCCAAATTGCGGGAGTTTCGTATAAGAACATTGGCGATGCGGGAATAGAGTTTCTGAAGGACTTTGTTAATTCCGGGGCTAAGGTAAGTGTCTATACAACTCTCAACCCAGCTGGTATAGGGGATGAGCTTTTCATGGAAAAGCAGAGGGGGATTCTTGAGCTCTATAGAGCCATGGGAGTAGAGATTACTTCCACGTGTACTCCCTATTATGGTGCAAACCTTCCAAAGTTCGGTGATCATGTAGCGTGGAGCGAAAGCTCGGCCGTAATTTTTGCGAACTCCATACTTGGAGCTAGAACAAACCGTGAGGGCGGACCCTCCAGCTTGGCAGCGGCGATAGTTGGTAAAACTCCCAACTACGGCCTTCATCTTGAAGAAAACAGAAAGGCGACAGTAGTTGTTGAAGTGGAGGCAGAGCTTAAGGATTTTGCAGACTACAGCTTTTTAGGTTATTACCTCGGAAAAAATCTGAAGAACGATGTGCCCTACTTTAAAAACCTTAAACCTGAGAAGACAGACTACCTCAAAGAACTCGGTGCTTCCATGGCGGCAACGGGATCAATAGCCCTCTATCACGTGGAGGGCGAGACCCCAGAGTATAGGTACGCCATAGAGGACAAGCTTGAGAAAGTTCAGGTCGATAAAAAAGAACTTGAAGAGGTTAAGGAGAAGTTCAACGCAGAGTGGAGGGAGATAGACGCGATAGTCCTAGGCTGTCCTCACGCTTCGATTCAAGAGGTAAAAGAGGTTGCCGAGCTGTTAAAGATGAGGGAGAAGCCTCTGAAAATACCGCTTTTAATAACTGCAAGCAAAGCTGTAAAGGCTCTCTCTGATGCCTTGGGCTACACTGATGTCATAGAGCGCTATAATGGAAGAATAATAGCCGACAGCTGTTTAATAGTCTCTCCAGTTGAGAAATGGTACAAAGGAATAGCCACTAACAGCGGAAAGGCAAGCTTCTACTTCTCCTCAGCCGGACTGAAGGTGAGGCTTGAGAATACCGAAAAGCTTATTCTCGAAGCCCCGTGA
- a CDS encoding DUF126 domain-containing protein, with product MKLKGRKITRGKAKGVALVSRKPLSFLGGVDPETGIVKDIESDIRGESIKDKILVFPRGKGSTVGSYVLYQLKKNGVAPKAIIVEEAETIVVTGAIIAEIPMVDKVDISKIKSGQIVEVDADKGEVHVEE from the coding sequence ATGAAACTCAAAGGAAGGAAAATCACGAGAGGAAAAGCAAAAGGCGTCGCATTAGTTTCCAGAAAGCCTCTCTCCTTTTTAGGTGGTGTCGACCCTGAAACTGGGATAGTAAAGGACATTGAAAGCGATATTCGGGGAGAGAGCATAAAGGATAAAATCCTCGTATTTCCAAGGGGTAAGGGATCGACGGTTGGTTCTTACGTCCTATATCAGCTTAAAAAGAACGGTGTTGCTCCAAAAGCCATAATAGTTGAAGAAGCCGAGACCATTGTTGTTACGGGTGCAATCATAGCGGAAATTCCAATGGTGGACAAAGTGGACATAAGCAAGATTAAGAGCGGCCAGATCGTTGAAGTTGATGCGGACAAAGGGGAAGTTCACGTAGAAGAATAG